In Priestia megaterium NBRC 15308 = ATCC 14581, the following proteins share a genomic window:
- a CDS encoding GlsB/YeaQ/YmgE family stress response membrane protein, producing the protein MEILWMLIVGGIIGWIASLITGRDVPGGIIGNIIAGFIGAWLGGLILGNWGPVVGGFAIIPAIIGSIILVLIVSFIMRKMGQKNNHGHHA; encoded by the coding sequence ATGGAAATCCTATGGATGCTAATTGTTGGAGGGATTATTGGTTGGATTGCTAGTTTAATTACAGGCCGAGATGTCCCTGGTGGAATTATCGGTAATATTATTGCTGGTTTTATTGGTGCCTGGTTAGGTGGACTTATCTTAGGTAATTGGGGACCAGTCGTAGGTGGATTTGCAATTATCCCAGCTATTATTGGATCGATTATTTTAGTATTAATTGTAAGCTTTATTATGCGCAAAATGGGACAGAAGAATAATCATGGTCATCATGCATGA
- a CDS encoding alpha/beta fold hydrolase gives MKKDLEREELVDIGSFQVYTKIFGRDEGSPTVIMDAGYGDYSKAWTEIAPSIAKCTRVLIYDRAGLGKSTISSNKRVSSEMVKELRMLLGKLHLTPPYILVGHSFGGVNVRLYTSLYPNEVAGLILVDSTPEDYRQRFLPIMPLEFQEAYNKQFIHEGTYDQFMESLEQVKIHRKKLIDTPVIILAAGKKAFYSPEAQALWLRMQEELLDLSTCSSLVIAPNSGHYIQRDEPDYVINAIERILQNS, from the coding sequence ATGAAAAAGGATTTAGAACGTGAGGAACTAGTTGATATAGGTAGTTTTCAAGTATATACAAAAATATTTGGAAGAGATGAAGGATCTCCAACAGTTATAATGGATGCAGGTTATGGTGATTATTCTAAAGCATGGACAGAAATAGCGCCATCAATTGCTAAATGTACAAGGGTTCTTATTTACGATCGAGCTGGCTTAGGAAAGAGCACTATAAGCTCTAATAAAAGAGTTAGTTCTGAAATGGTTAAAGAATTAAGAATGCTACTAGGAAAATTGCATTTAACTCCTCCCTATATATTAGTTGGTCATTCTTTTGGTGGGGTAAATGTTCGATTGTATACTTCTTTGTATCCCAATGAGGTGGCAGGTTTAATCCTTGTAGATTCAACTCCAGAGGATTATAGGCAGCGTTTCCTTCCAATCATGCCTTTAGAATTTCAGGAAGCTTATAATAAACAGTTTATCCATGAGGGTACCTATGACCAATTTATGGAGAGTTTAGAACAAGTAAAAATACATAGAAAAAAACTTATAGATACACCCGTTATTATTCTTGCAGCAGGAAAAAAAGCTTTTTATTCGCCTGAGGCACAAGCTTTATGGCTGCGTATGCAGGAAGAATTATTGGACTTATCAACCTGCAGTTCGTTAGTTATAGCACCTAATAGTGGACACTATATTCAAAGAGATGAGCCGGATTATGTAATAAATGCAATTGAGAGGATTCTTCAAAATTCATAA
- a CDS encoding DUF3231 family protein: MQEKNRLTSPEIANLWTHYIRETLSVCVNKYMLHTIQDSEIHSLFQTALQYSLNHIDTLKALFKKEKFPIPNGFTKEDLNLEAPSLFTDVLCLKSLYMMSTHGHNEMSLAFTTSIRKDIVEFYYQCNLDAMEIYKKAKDLLISKQLYLKPPIYITPNKVGMIKKYSYVTDVFGKQRPMNAIESGHTYFNLNKAMIAKAMIFGFTQVSKNPNVRALLEKSVQTTTNHITSLSSLLTKENIHLPKSVETEVTNSTVSPFSDRLMLLQTGFFYGVAVTYYNAALISSMRADIAIINEKAALTSLWMFNRIGKEMIDNQWLEQPPQADDRKRLGH, translated from the coding sequence TTGCAAGAAAAGAATCGATTAACATCTCCTGAAATTGCAAACTTATGGACACACTATATACGTGAAACATTATCTGTCTGTGTAAATAAATATATGCTTCACACGATCCAAGATTCTGAAATACATAGCCTTTTTCAAACAGCTCTTCAGTACTCACTTAACCATATAGATACCTTAAAAGCGTTATTTAAGAAAGAGAAGTTTCCTATTCCTAATGGTTTTACAAAAGAGGATCTTAACTTAGAAGCCCCTTCTCTATTTACGGATGTTTTGTGTCTCAAATCCCTTTATATGATGAGCACACACGGACATAATGAAATGAGCTTAGCTTTTACGACTTCCATACGTAAAGATATTGTCGAGTTTTATTACCAATGTAATCTTGATGCGATGGAAATATATAAGAAAGCTAAGGACCTTCTTATTTCAAAACAACTTTATCTGAAGCCACCCATATATATAACACCTAATAAGGTAGGAATGATTAAAAAATACAGCTATGTAACCGATGTTTTCGGTAAGCAGAGACCCATGAATGCAATAGAAAGTGGACATACTTATTTTAATTTAAACAAAGCAATGATTGCGAAAGCGATGATCTTTGGTTTTACACAAGTTTCAAAAAATCCAAACGTGCGAGCATTACTAGAGAAAAGTGTACAAACTACGACCAATCACATAACTTCTTTATCATCTTTATTAACCAAAGAGAACATTCATCTACCTAAATCAGTTGAGACAGAAGTTACAAATTCTACTGTTTCTCCATTTTCAGATAGGCTTATGCTTCTCCAAACAGGATTTTTTTATGGTGTAGCAGTAACCTATTATAACGCAGCTCTCATCTCAAGTATGAGAGCCGACATTGCAATAATTAATGAAAAGGCTGCGTTAACTAGTTTATGGATGTTTAATCGTATTGGGAAAGAAATGATTGATAATCAATGGTTAGAGCAACCACCTCAAGCAGATGACCGTAAAAGATTAGGTCATTAG
- a CDS encoding alpha/beta-type small acid-soluble spore protein: MSNNNSGSRNQLLVRGAEQAIDQLKYEIASEFGVNLGAEATARANGSVGGEITKRLVATAQQQLAGGFSGQSGTSR; the protein is encoded by the coding sequence ATGTCAAACAACAACAGTGGTAGTCGTAATCAATTATTAGTACGTGGTGCTGAGCAAGCAATCGATCAATTGAAATATGAGATCGCTAGCGAATTTGGTGTAAACCTTGGTGCTGAAGCAACAGCTCGTGCAAATGGTTCAGTAGGTGGAGAAATCACAAAACGCCTTGTAGCAACTGCTCAACAACAATTAGCTGGTGGCTTTTCAGGACAATCTGGAACTTCTCGCTAA
- a CDS encoding DinB family protein, whose amino-acid sequence MDVKILLLQQWASCLDKEDWFPPLEKVLEGTTLEQAIWKPVDGEMNSIWELVCHLLFYEKRLLMRFHGETANEPQAEDNESTFRLPTETFQNWKETKQEYFYVHRELEKILAKSEHEDLYRQIPGERSLVLELKSLALHNAYHIGQIVFLSKMQGAWAGKRSF is encoded by the coding sequence ATGGATGTAAAGATACTTCTGTTACAACAATGGGCAAGCTGCTTAGATAAAGAGGACTGGTTTCCACCACTTGAAAAAGTGCTAGAGGGTACTACGCTTGAACAGGCTATTTGGAAACCAGTTGATGGAGAAATGAATTCCATTTGGGAATTAGTTTGTCATTTACTTTTCTATGAAAAGAGACTTCTGATGCGATTTCATGGTGAAACAGCGAATGAACCACAGGCAGAAGATAATGAATCTACATTTCGATTACCAACTGAGACGTTTCAAAATTGGAAGGAAACAAAGCAAGAATACTTTTATGTTCATCGTGAACTTGAAAAAATACTAGCAAAATCAGAGCATGAAGATTTATATAGACAGATCCCTGGAGAAAGGTCATTAGTGCTTGAACTGAAGAGTTTAGCACTGCACAATGCATATCATATTGGGCAAATTGTATTCCTAAGTAAAATGCAGGGAGCTTGGGCAGGGAAACGCAGCTTTTAA
- a CDS encoding isochorismatase family protein: protein MKQALLIIDAQQELIDGNKEEDNVFDKKTLLNNINLTIEKALISNSMIIFIRDKDVASGRGDGFQIHQDIKIPNESKIFDKEATNSFYGTPLLSYLTENEIEHLVIMGCQTEQCIDTAVRTATINGFDVTLVRDGHSTKDSSTLSAQQIIMHHNEILDGHYNVEHFSDVRSAQEDLFQPRHNNYR from the coding sequence ATGAAACAAGCTTTACTTATTATTGATGCTCAACAAGAATTAATTGATGGTAACAAAGAAGAGGATAATGTTTTTGATAAAAAAACATTGTTGAACAACATTAACTTAACTATTGAAAAAGCACTAATCTCAAATTCAATGATTATTTTTATTCGGGATAAAGATGTTGCTTCTGGTCGAGGTGATGGATTTCAAATACACCAGGATATTAAGATACCTAATGAATCAAAAATATTTGATAAGGAAGCAACAAATTCATTCTATGGAACTCCATTGTTGAGCTATTTAACAGAAAATGAAATAGAACATCTAGTTATTATGGGATGTCAAACAGAACAGTGTATCGACACAGCTGTAAGAACTGCCACAATCAATGGTTTTGATGTCACTTTAGTTCGAGACGGACACTCCACAAAAGATTCCTCAACTTTATCTGCCCAACAGATCATTATGCATCATAATGAAATACTTGATGGTCATTATAATGTTGAACATTTTTCTGATGTTAGGAGTGCTCAAGAGGACTTATTTCAACCACGGCATAATAATTACCGATAA